A region from the Leishmania panamensis strain MHOM/PA/94/PSC-1 chromosome 20 sequence genome encodes:
- a CDS encoding hypothetical protein (TriTrypDB/GeneDB-style sysID: LpmP.20.0600): protein MSSHNVPSDADGEQAYSLPLRLQGMIKSSLWHLAFFPVLQPAPHTVSRVTARSSISSKVADVRVTASALHTLALLEAVGYTEAGNAARQLWRAHAVGSTSSLSQHWISEEQRSWVDRLSLTILRQAEALSTTPSSGGGKLATLLAEVQQQGKQEVQTTACDALFSELAHDYLEHVAAAASAASGIHSSKVAASTELKLGAPERRTSSIFHYEALPPQTAAAVTLERSAAAAGRQQRQWYEARLYAAAACSTGMSAPGPLARLLVAYAHQGDHRLQAAVAANMECYISGDHSGQSTEEGATVESVTSRVTETAAAALARVRLSGVVAGVLEYALCVARARTAGAVAKLRALTFALNALPEQLPPCTATTSCAATHVPQCAALLLTLITEECSYYQQTAPTGSGSGEVGVTAEVLHAVQELLFTVVLGNGTQHMPNRPEPPPAPKRSGAEGSGGTSMAPVVMTVATTRGAALPEADAIAQEFFPALVQQLGMEWLWSPLLRHLSSLDKVSVSAGAVGARADSTPASFLRVRWSSHMLMDTILLSLARKTYPQRLLNILPGSYERLLSNLDLLPPMRPHDDDGRDADHDDVAHRGGSPLLFDMPAYYAETASALVAYFQRAGVSGLRIEETERILTTATSIHAMVVRLRAQAPSRHGADGREDDAGNQSSEELDGYSNSSVASPHHQKRARPTSHAYALTRERVEHLISRYQGEVLLAAVVVHTQLRVPSQVQQLMRMLAPLFLKIHLAWRTYHDGSSASWLLQLRTDPSVAGGTASTVRFSAEAAVLLDQVGYEFYPLEWLPAALAASTATSNPSVELLALPYSLLAAVGHQFQLRLRGTPQGSSGDVTLRHPAGSSTSAVMPSVVRTALLASGKDGNDEETKVTAAAWRRTERFVTGLMQLCYLDPKTSSTELEGTLAVSSTRRVLTASGGSSTLSSIGGGNLASGVHSSGVNVVAAADVASHHLRSLLQQPAVMDAMWGGMENTATATANGVSLRYGERCEKRPRSVSASAEARGHLRSMQQLLQEYGAASFDTTVEAADFALTIAQAFLPLSTTASASPFSAASKAGPVASALKKSEAFLRAGLEWGGAVVGHAATKARVQMQLQQQQKEGASSFSEALAHVYNSATVDTAWLARSALRYVPQRIWEKMCAHRAEKLLLIHRHEKWVSRLPGNSPTALEAKQCDLVEAHSADPLLMEQWTQWERVLEQLGLSDRLEGGAVSAASTITSLSSCSAEDITCAQWLWYSPYFAAEMAPQ from the coding sequence ATGTCGTCACATAATGTTCCCAGTGACGCCGATGGCGAACAGGCATACTCGCTTCCGCTACGATTGCAAGGCATGATAAAAAGTTCACTGTGGCACCTGGCCTTCTTCCCCGTATTGCAGCCTGCCCCGCACACAGTGTCAAGGGTCACGGCACGTTCCTCGATATCATCAAAAGTGGCGGATGTCCGGGTGACTGCGAGTGCCCTTCACACCCTCGCGTTGTTGGAGGCGGTGGGTTACACGGAGGCTGGCAACGCAGCTCGGCAGTTGTGGCGAGCCCACGCCGTTGGATCAACATCCTCTCTGTCTCAGCATTGGATATCTGAAGAGCAGCGGAGCTGGGTCGACAGGCTGAGCCTCACCATTCTCCGTCAAGCAGAGGCTCTCTCTACCACACCTagcagtggaggaggtaAGCTGGCCACTCTTCttgcagaggtgcagcagcaaggtAAGCAAGAAGTACAGACGACAGCATGCGACGCCCTCTTCTCGGAACTTGCTCACGACTACCTTGAGCACGTCGCGGCCGCGGCCTCCGCAGCGAGCGGGATACACTCATCGAAGGTCGCCGCTTCAACCGAGTTGAAGCTCGGGGCTCCAGAGCGCCGCACAAGTTCCATCTTTCACTACGAAGCTCTGCCTCCacagacagcggcggcggtgacactGGAGCggtcggcagcagcggcggggcggcagcaacggcagtggTACGAAGCACGCCTgtacgccgctgctgcgtgtagCACAGGCATGTCGGCCCCTGGTCCGCTAGCGCGGCTCCTTGTTGCCTACGCCCATCAAGGCGATCACCGGCTACAGGCTGCGGTAGCCGCGAACATGGAATGCTATATCAGCGGAGATCATAGTGGCCAAAGCACGGAGGAGGGTGCCACCGTAGAGTCAGTCACGAGCAGGGTCACCGAgactgcggctgcagcccTTGCTCGAGTGCGTCTGAGCGGTGTGGTGGCTGGGGTCCTGGAGTATGCACTGTGCGTGGCTCGTGcgcgcaccgccggcgcggTGGCCAAGCTCCGCGCCCTCACCTTCGCTTTGAACGCGTTACCAGAGCAGCTTCCGCCGTGcacggcgacgacgtcgtGTGCCGCTACCCATGTGCCTCAGTGCGCTGCCCTGCTACTCACCCTCATAACGGAGGAGTGCAGCTACTATCAGCAAACAGCTcccaccggcagcggcagcggagaggtgggggTCACCGCGGAGGTACTGCACGCCGTGCAGGAGCTCCTCTTTACAGTTGTTCTGGGAAACGGCACACAGCATATGCCCAACAGGCCTGAGCCGCCGCCCGCACCGAAGAGGTCAGGCGCAGAGGGAAGCGGTGGCACCAGCATGGCGCCAGTGGTGATGACAGTGGCAACCACCCGTGGTGCAGCGTTGCCGGAGGCGGATGCCATCGCACAGGAGTTTTTCCCTGccctcgtgcagcagctcggtATGGAGTGGTTGTGGTCTCCGCTACTGCGGCACTTGTCAAGCCTCGACAAGGTCAGCGTCTCCGCAGGGGCAGTCGGCGCGCGAGCAGACTCGACGCCCGCATCTTTTCTGAGGGTGCGGTGGAGCAGCCATATGCTCATGGACAccattcttctctctctcgcccgaAAGACGTatccgcagcgcctcctcaacATTCTTCCCGGCAGCTACGAGCGTCTCCTGAGCAACCTGGATCTACTCCCTCCAATGCGTCCGCACGATGACGACGGTAGAGATGCCGACCATGATGACGTGGCGCATCGTGGGGGTAGTCCTTTGCTGTTTGACATGCCCGCCTACTACGCTGAGACGGCATCTGCTCTGGTTGCATACTTTCAGCGCGCTGGGGTGTCTGGACTACGAATAGAGGAAACGGAGCGCATCCTAACGACTGCCACGAGTATACATGCAATGGTCGTGCGGCTGAGAGCACAGGCGCCTTCGAGGCATGGCGCAGACGGACGCGAGGACGATGCTGGTAATCAAAGCAGCGAGGAGCTAGACGGTTACAGTAACAGCAGTgttgcctctcctcaccaccagaagagagcgaggccCACATCGCACGCCTACGCGCTGACACGTGAGCGTGTCGAGCATCTTATCTCGCGCTATCAGGGAGAAGTTCTccttgctgctgtcgttgtgcacactcagctgcgcgtgccgagtcaagtgcagcagctgatgcgCATGCTTGCACCATTGTTCTTGAAGATACACTTAGCATGGCGCACCTaccacgacggcagcagtgccagctggctccttcagcttcgcACGGATCCCAGCGTGGCGGGGGGAACAGCCAGTACCGTGCGCTTTAGCGCagaagcggcggtgctgctggatcAAGTTGGCTATGAGTTTTATCCTCTTGAGTGGCTGCCCGCTGCCTTGGCGGCAAGCACCGCGACAAGCAACCCATCTGTCGAGcttctcgccctcccctACTCTCTGCTGGCCGCTGTAGGGCACCAGTTTCAGCTGCGACTGCGCGGCACTCCACAGGGGAGTAGCGGGGACGTCACCCTTCGCCACCCTGCTGGTTCTTCCACGTCAGCTGTGATGCCGTCAGTGGTCAGAACGGCTCTCCTTGCCAGCGGCAAGGACGGGAACGACGAAGAGACCAAGGTGACTGCCGCGGCGTGGCGCCGGACCGAGCGCTTTGTGACGGGACTCATGCAGCTCTGCTACCTCGACCCCAAAACATCCTCGACAGAGCTGGAGGGAACGCTAGCGGTGTCGTCTACCAGGCGCGTCTTGACAGCGAGCGGCGGAAGTTCTACGCTGAGCTCTATTGGTGGCGGTAATTTGGCCTCTGGGGTTCACAGCAGTGGAGTGAACGTGGTTGCAGCAGCCGATGTTGCATCACACCACCTACGctccctgctgcagcaaccaGCGGTGATGGACGCCATGTGGGGCGGGATGGAGAACACTGCTACAGCCACGGCCAACGGGGTGTCGCTGCGTTACGGCGAGCGGTGTGAGAAGCGTCCGAGGTCGGTGTCCGCTTCAGCAGAAGCACGTGGGCACCTTCGctcgatgcagcagctgctgcaggagtaCGGTGCTGCCTCGTTTGACACGACGGTGGAGGCCGCAGACTTTGCCCTCACAATTGCACAGGCTTTCCTGCCTCTATCCACCACCGCTTCTGCCTCGCCTTTCTCCGCAGCCAGCAAAGCGGGGCCGGTCGCCTCGGCActgaagaaaagcgaggcGTTTCTTCGTGCTGGACTGGAATGGggcggtgcggtggtgggACACGCTGCGACCAAGGCAAGAGTGCAAATGCAGCtacaacaacagcagaaggAAGGCGCCTCATCATTCTCGGAGGCGCTTGCGCACGTGTACAACAGCGCCACGGTGGACACGGCGTGGCTCGCGCGGAGTGCACTGCGGTACGTCCCACAGCGAATCTGGGAGAAAATGTGTGCCCACCGAGCCGAGAAACTTCTCCTGATTCACCGTCACGAGAAGTGGGTCTCACGTCTCCCCGGAAATTCACCCACCGCTTTAGAAGCAAAACAATGTGACCTTGTCGAGGCACACAGTGCTGAcccgctgctgatggagcaGTGGACGCAGTGGGAACGAGTGTTGGAGCAGCTGGGGCTTTCTGACCGCCTTGAAGGCGGTGCAGTCTCAGCGGCAAGCACGATAACCAGCCTATCATCTTGCTCAGCAGAGGACATCACGTGTGCGCAGTGGTTGTGGTACTCGCCATACTTCGCGGCAGAGATGGCGCCCCAGTAG
- a CDS encoding hypothetical protein (TriTrypDB/GeneDB-style sysID: LpmP.20.0610), whose protein sequence is MSASSREPAASRAQGMQGSTPATPGGGKLGTLSVSELRTAMQQHLRSTGALRELKTQLRGMVLAELLQHPKTARMLVHGASQSVPPSPGEGQARLEDRKPSATGFPGTPAIAVVSGRTDQTLQTWSCGLADALVENHLRRTRRPMSLSIFSTEAEVPPFSASGAPSEEEQYLAHFFRQIGTGATANPEDDILTPSPSRSAKSVLQRLVEDCVARQGLASTAEATRHLHSCSTQTEAADSADGAANSLNSLECRLAAVDAKYALTFAQLKRTTGTGEQPFFLRSEVERRLQQYKNDMHAQLRSEYEQKYNNFTRVKLQEARDEADGRYRVFVQNKTEELAEMERSVLVKLEQERQRLKMAWEAVHQQRTELERRQRDTMKQLADYDAAKQRSDEELYSYKESTRALQLQCAKWEELCGTRLMELDGARSREGRRVEDIRRLQAEHAAELQLKEEEIGRLRYRLRLISRENNYSLPAEAAASDHLKDRTDSSAVPLEHSRTAAAPVDPQQLYGLLTRAEEMQRNAVVQQQERWDAAWLAAALSNNARQPHTHAPATVPPVPVTTATETPERVFAKPSSSPSALMLQTSLYPLQSGKGQAAQQPDHRSESPESRVATASAPVATIPSVSASAADLATSLPSSPKVNSPEPTAIAAVAKPPSTSSDKAQQSSTSSTRSATTRASLAPPSSSVSSTRATSPKLKNVPVVGAPATESSTSSSTRQSLSSPGVPFNASTTPVQPSVHHADDDESENRSAAAARLNAVAAEEQSARGEVQSEEASARGSITWLEGNRRELLVGELKRARSEEDGSTSGSGNGVAPRWKQFGGGEGGGSAADLGFSESFSSDDEALIHDSDVDDSEF, encoded by the coding sequence atGTCTGCGTCCAGCAGAGAGCCGGCCGCATCCCGTGCACAAGGAATGCAGGGCTCCACACCTGCCACTCCCGGAGGTGGCAAGCTGGGCACGCTCTCCGTCAGTGAGCTCCGCACCgcaatgcagcagcacctccgctccACAGGGGCTCTGCGTGAGCTCAAAACGCAGCTGCGTGGTATGGTGCTCGCCGAGTTGCTACAACACCCTAAGACGGCCAGGATGCTTGTACACGGGGCGTCGCAGTCGGTCCCACCATCACCAGGGGAAGGCCAGGCCAGGCTGGAAGACAGGAAGCCTTCCGCCACCGGGTTTCCTGGCACTCCGGCCATTGCTGTAGTCTCGGGTCGCACAGACCAGACCCTGCAGACCTGGTCATGCGGCTTGGCCGACGCCCTCGTTGAGAATCACCTGCGTCGCACGAGGCGCCCCATGTCGCTCTCCATCTTCAGCACGGAGGCCGAGGTACCACCGTTCAGTGCGAGCGGCGCCccgtcggaggaggagcagtaTCTTGCCCACTTCTTCCGGCAAATCGGCACTGGTGCAACTGCCAATCCCGAGGACGACAtactcaccccctctccgtcccGCTCTGCAAAGagtgtgctgcagcgacttgTAGAGGACTGCGTGGCGCGGCAGGGCCTTGCGAGCACCGCGGAGGCGACACGACacctgcacagctgcagcacccagACTGAAGCGGCCGACAGCGCCGACGGCGCGGCGAACTCTCTCAATTCACTTGAGTGCCGCCTTGCCGCCGTTGATGCCAAGTATGCACTTACCTTTGCTCAGCTCAAGCGGACCACTGGCACGGGGGAGCAAcctttctttctccgctCCGAGGTGGAGCGTCGACTGCAGCAGTACAAGAACGAcatgcacgcgcagctgcgaagCGAGTACGAGCAGAAGTACAACAACTTCACGCGAGTCAAACTGCAAGAGGCACGTGACGAGGCTGATGGACGGTACCGCGTCTTTGTGCAGAACAAAACAGAGGAGCTGGCAGAGATGGAACGTAGTGTGCTCGTCAAGCTtgagcaggagcggcagcgactgAAGATGGCGTGGGAGGCCGTTCACCAGCAGCGTACAGAGCTGGAGAGACGTCAGCGGGACACAATGAAGCAGTTGGCGGACTACGAcgcggcgaagcagcggagtGATGAGGAGCTGTACTCATATAAGGAGAGtacgcgcgcgctgcagctgcagtgtgcCAAGTGGGAAGAGCTCTGCGGGACACGGCTCATGGAACTGGACGGCGCTCGCAGTCGTGAGGGGCGGCGTGTAGAGGACATCCGCCGTCTGCAGGCTGAACATGCGGCGGAGTTGCAGctgaaggaagaggaaatcGGTCGTCTGCGCTACCGGCTCCGCCTCATTTCGCGTGAGAACAACTACTCCCTCCccgcagaagcggcagctTCAGACCACCTAAAGGACAGAACCGACTCCTCCGCTGTACCGCTGGAACACTcccgcactgcagctgctccggtCGACCCACAGCAACTTTACGGTCTTCTCACCCGCgcagaggagatgcagcGAAATGCTGTGGTACAGCAACAGGAGCGGTGGGATGCAGCAtggctcgctgctgctctctccaaCAACGCGCGCCAGCCCCATACCCACGCACCTGCCACCGTGCCTCCTGTGCCAGTCACTACGGCGACGGAGACGCCAGAACGCGTCTTTGCGAAGCCCAGCAGCTCTCCATCTGCGCTGATGCTGCAGACATCACTGTACCCGCTGCAATCTGGTAAAGGGCAAGCCGCTCAGCAGCCAGATCACCGCTCGGAGTCTCCGGAGAGCCGGGTGGCCACAGCATCAGCCCCGGTCGCCACAATCCCCTCGGTATCCGCCTCGGCAGCTGACCTGGCAACTTCcttgccttcttcgccgaAGGTAAACTCCCCAGAGCCGACAGCCATCGCTGCGGTGGCCAAGCCTCCCTCGACCTCCTCTGACAAGGCCCAGCAAAGCAGCACCTCATCGACGAGATCTGCCACCACGAGGGCCTCACTAGCACCGCCATCATCTTCGGTATCGTCCACGCGAGCAACTTCCCCGAAGCTGAAAAATGTGCCAGTTGTCGGAGCCCCTGCCACGGAGTCATCCACGTCGTCCAGCACGCGTCAGAGCCTGTCATCACCCGGCGTACCGTTCAACGCTTCGACAACACCGGTTCAACCTAGTGTCCATCATGCAGATGATGATGAGTCCGAGAACAGaagtgccgccgcggcgcgcctcaacgccgtggcggcagaggaACAGAGTGCCCGTGGTGAAGTGCAGTCGGAGGAAGCAAGCGCACGTGGCAGTATCACATGGCTGGAAGGAAATAGGCGCGAGCTACTGGTGGGTGAATTGAAGCGTGCGCGCAGTGAAGAGGatggcagcaccagcggttCGGGCAACGGCGTAGCTCCTCGCTGGAAGCAGtttggcggcggtgaaggcggtggcTCTGCCGCTGATCTGGGCTTCAGTGAGTCTTTCAGTAGCGACGACGAAGCGCTAATTCACGACTCCGATGTGGATGATTCGGAGTTCTAG